One Paraburkholderia dioscoreae DNA segment encodes these proteins:
- a CDS encoding DMT family transporter, translating to MSTSALPARRAPDSVAILLMIGLCAIWGLQQVAIKSTNVALPPVFQAGLRSAIAALLVWGWARSRGTPLFRDDGTLGAGLLAGVLFASEFVCIFLGLTLTSASRMAVFLYTAPCFTALGLHWFVDGERMRRIQWLGIFVAFAGMALAFADGFLHGHAAQGSVFTGVAGDVLGVLAGIAWAATTVVVRATRLAHSSASKTLFYQLTVSAAVLLALALALGQARVETVTPLAVVSLAYQAVVVAFVSYLVWFWLLTRYIASRLSVFSFLTPLFGVTFGVLLLGESFSLRFLMAAVLVLAGIALVNAPAKRVTI from the coding sequence ATGAGCACCTCTGCACTGCCCGCACGCCGCGCCCCGGATAGCGTCGCCATCCTCCTGATGATCGGCCTGTGCGCGATCTGGGGTCTCCAGCAAGTCGCGATCAAAAGCACCAACGTGGCGCTGCCACCGGTTTTTCAGGCCGGCCTGCGCTCGGCGATCGCGGCACTGCTCGTATGGGGCTGGGCGCGCTCACGCGGCACGCCGCTCTTTCGCGACGACGGCACCCTTGGCGCCGGCCTGCTCGCGGGCGTGCTGTTCGCCAGCGAGTTCGTGTGCATTTTTCTCGGCCTGACGCTGACCAGCGCGTCGCGCATGGCGGTCTTTCTGTACACCGCGCCGTGCTTCACGGCGCTTGGCCTGCACTGGTTCGTCGACGGCGAGCGCATGCGGCGCATTCAGTGGCTCGGCATCTTCGTGGCGTTCGCGGGTATGGCGCTCGCATTCGCGGACGGCTTCCTGCATGGCCACGCCGCGCAAGGGTCGGTATTCACGGGTGTCGCCGGCGACGTGCTCGGCGTGCTGGCCGGCATTGCGTGGGCCGCGACCACCGTGGTGGTGCGCGCCACGCGCCTCGCTCATTCGAGCGCCAGCAAGACGCTGTTCTACCAACTGACAGTCTCGGCGGCGGTCCTGCTCGCGCTTGCACTCGCACTCGGCCAGGCGCGCGTGGAAACCGTCACGCCGCTGGCGGTGGTGAGCCTCGCGTATCAAGCCGTGGTGGTGGCGTTCGTCAGCTATCTGGTGTGGTTCTGGTTGCTGACGCGCTATATCGCGTCGCGCCTGTCGGTGTTCTCGTTCCTCACGCCGCTGTTCGGCGTGACCTTCGGCGTGCTGCTGCTCGGCGAGTCGTTCAGTCTGCGTTTTCTGATGGCCGCGGTGCTGGTGCTGGCCGGCATTGCGCTGGTCAACGCGCCGGCAAAGCGGGTGACGATTTAG
- a CDS encoding porin, with protein MKNVGRWAAAAVPAALASLGCQMAHAQSSVTLYGVVDESVRYLTHANKAGDSSIGLGNGGMTQSRWGLKGVEDLGGGWSTFFKLENRIYINSGQSDPTLPFFNEAQVGVRSDSYGQIILGRQYNVVIEGVTVAGYGSNSWIPYDFSFQPEVTMTGGIWTSNQVQYQAKYNGFTFAAGYAFGGNAGNSYGSQIGAAAAYKPEGGPFSLGGAYEESKDSVNGAAAKTWTFGGAYTWNLTRFSAGYIVNQNDAGFSNFANGPFTAPVLAALKYTDFARRRMIMGGITQQVSNKWHFAANIWRTLQDGKTAAQDGSAWQYQLVADYNLSRRTDIYLEGDYSIYRGDLIGAQLQGVNGVGLAQKGSQIGLMAGVRHQF; from the coding sequence ATGAAGAACGTAGGCAGGTGGGCCGCGGCGGCAGTGCCTGCGGCGTTGGCGTCGTTGGGGTGTCAGATGGCGCACGCGCAATCCAGCGTGACGCTGTACGGCGTGGTCGACGAGAGTGTGCGCTATCTGACTCACGCCAACAAGGCCGGCGACTCGTCGATCGGACTCGGCAACGGCGGCATGACGCAGAGCCGCTGGGGACTGAAGGGCGTCGAGGATCTGGGCGGCGGATGGTCTACCTTCTTCAAACTCGAAAATCGCATCTATATCAACAGCGGCCAAAGCGATCCCACGCTGCCGTTCTTCAATGAAGCGCAGGTCGGCGTGCGTTCGGATTCCTACGGCCAGATCATTCTCGGTCGTCAGTACAACGTCGTGATCGAAGGCGTCACGGTGGCCGGTTACGGCAGCAATTCCTGGATCCCGTACGACTTCAGCTTTCAACCTGAAGTGACGATGACGGGTGGCATCTGGACCAGCAACCAGGTGCAGTATCAGGCGAAATATAACGGTTTCACGTTCGCGGCCGGTTACGCATTCGGCGGCAATGCGGGGAATTCCTACGGCAGCCAGATCGGCGCGGCCGCGGCTTATAAACCGGAAGGCGGTCCGTTCAGCCTGGGCGGCGCGTATGAAGAGTCGAAAGATTCCGTCAACGGCGCGGCCGCGAAGACGTGGACCTTCGGCGGCGCGTACACGTGGAATCTCACGCGCTTTTCCGCCGGCTACATCGTCAATCAGAACGATGCGGGCTTTTCGAATTTCGCCAACGGGCCGTTCACCGCGCCCGTGCTGGCGGCCCTCAAGTACACGGACTTTGCGCGGCGCCGCATGATCATGGGCGGCATCACGCAACAGGTCAGTAACAAGTGGCACTTTGCCGCGAACATCTGGCGTACGCTGCAGGACGGCAAAACGGCGGCGCAGGACGGCTCCGCCTGGCAGTACCAACTGGTGGCGGACTACAACCTGTCCAGACGCACCGATATCTATCTGGAAGGCGACTATTCGATCTATCGCGGCGATCTGATCGGTGCGCAACTGCAGGGCGTCAACGGCGTCGGGCTTGCGCAAAAGGGCTCGCAGATCGGGTTGATGGCAGGCGTGCGGCATCAGTTCTGA
- the gloA gene encoding lactoylglutathione lyase, with protein MRLLHTMLRVGDLDRSIAFYTELLGMKLLRRDDYPDGKFTLAFVGYEDERDGTVLELTHNWDTPSYDLGTGFGHLAVEVDDAYAACDRIKAQGGTVVREAGPMKHGTTVIAFVTDPDGYKIEFIQKKK; from the coding sequence ATGCGCCTGCTTCACACCATGCTCCGGGTCGGCGACCTGGATCGCTCGATTGCCTTTTACACCGAACTGCTCGGCATGAAACTGCTGCGCCGCGACGACTATCCGGACGGCAAATTCACGCTGGCATTCGTCGGTTACGAAGATGAGCGCGACGGCACCGTGCTCGAACTCACCCACAACTGGGACACGCCTTCTTACGACCTCGGCACCGGTTTCGGCCACCTCGCCGTCGAAGTGGACGACGCCTACGCCGCATGTGACAGAATCAAGGCACAAGGCGGCACGGTCGTGCGCGAAGCCGGCCCGATGAAGCACGGCACGACCGTGATCGCTTTCGTCACGGATCCGGACGGCTACAAGATCGAGTTCATCCAGAAGAAGAAATAA
- a CDS encoding M48 family metallopeptidase produces MQKSPTPQPAAALDNRQLDLPLFAEPGSTSSSPSPSAPSPGSLQSSPGSQQPAVPLAPDGSKLRSLAIGSRTLHYVLKRSARRSIGFAIDSTGLTITAPRWVTLADIETAITEKQRWIFTKLIEWQTRVEQRALPKVDWKDGAEVPYLGQPVRVKLGSPQGILAFSAEDAALQVPLPLQADPQQIKDRVQGWLQGEAKRLFGERLAIYAEKLGVNYRAYALSSAATRWGSCSSDGKIRLNWRLIHFPLSIIDYVVAHELAHLREMNHSPRFWQTVESIFPEFREARQTLKSHPPELLPTL; encoded by the coding sequence ATGCAGAAGTCTCCTACGCCGCAGCCCGCCGCGGCGCTCGATAACCGGCAACTCGATCTCCCGCTCTTTGCCGAGCCGGGGTCGACGTCGTCGTCCCCTTCACCTTCCGCACCTTCGCCTGGCTCGTTGCAGAGTTCGCCGGGAAGCCAGCAACCGGCCGTGCCGCTCGCACCGGATGGCAGCAAGCTGCGCAGCCTCGCGATCGGCTCACGCACGCTCCATTACGTCCTCAAGCGTTCGGCGCGACGCTCGATCGGCTTTGCGATCGACAGCACCGGTCTGACGATCACCGCACCGCGTTGGGTCACGCTCGCCGATATCGAAACCGCGATCACCGAAAAGCAGCGCTGGATTTTCACGAAGCTGATCGAGTGGCAAACGCGTGTCGAGCAGCGCGCATTGCCGAAGGTCGACTGGAAAGATGGCGCCGAAGTGCCGTATCTCGGTCAGCCCGTGCGCGTAAAGCTCGGCTCGCCGCAGGGCATCCTCGCGTTCAGCGCGGAAGACGCGGCACTGCAAGTACCGTTGCCGTTGCAAGCGGACCCGCAGCAGATCAAGGACCGCGTGCAAGGCTGGCTGCAGGGCGAAGCAAAGCGCCTGTTCGGCGAGCGGCTCGCGATTTACGCGGAGAAACTGGGCGTGAACTATCGTGCGTACGCGCTTTCTTCAGCGGCGACGCGTTGGGGCAGTTGTTCGAGTGACGGCAAGATCCGCCTGAACTGGCGGTTGATTCACTTTCCACTTTCCATCATCGATTATGTGGTTGCTCATGAACTCGCGCATCTGCGTGAAATGAATCACAGCCCGCGTTTCTGGCAAACCGTCGAATCGATTTTTCCGGAATTCCGCGAAGCGCGGCAGACATTGAAGTCGCATCCGCCGGAATTACTGCCGACGCTTTAA
- a CDS encoding lysophospholipid acyltransferase family protein, giving the protein MRFIRSLLLLIYFVLFTVPYATACFIAFPFMRADNRYWMAAGWCRATLHTVRWLNGIRYRIEGMENLPDGPAVLLSKHQSAWETLAFPALMPRPLCYVFKRELLYVPFFGWALGLLKMVHIDRKEGKYAFESVIRQGKARMAEGAWVIMFPEGTRTRTGTQGKYKTGGARFAIATGAPVVPIAHNAGRVWPRNSFLKYAGIVTVSIGKPIETTGLTPDEVNTRVERWIEAEMRRIDPTAYRAAESSSAAAPI; this is encoded by the coding sequence ATGCGCTTCATCCGTTCTTTGCTTCTGCTGATCTACTTCGTTCTGTTCACGGTGCCGTACGCGACTGCATGCTTCATCGCATTTCCGTTCATGCGCGCCGACAACCGCTACTGGATGGCGGCCGGCTGGTGTCGCGCCACGCTGCATACGGTGCGCTGGCTGAACGGTATCCGCTACCGGATCGAGGGCATGGAGAACCTCCCCGACGGCCCCGCCGTGTTGCTCTCCAAGCATCAATCGGCATGGGAAACGCTGGCGTTTCCGGCGTTGATGCCGCGGCCGCTGTGCTACGTGTTCAAGCGCGAATTGCTGTACGTGCCGTTTTTCGGTTGGGCGCTCGGCCTGCTGAAGATGGTTCATATCGATCGCAAGGAAGGCAAGTACGCGTTCGAATCCGTCATCAGGCAAGGCAAGGCGCGCATGGCGGAAGGCGCCTGGGTCATCATGTTTCCGGAAGGCACACGCACCCGCACCGGCACGCAAGGCAAATACAAAACCGGCGGCGCGCGTTTCGCGATAGCCACCGGTGCGCCGGTCGTACCGATCGCGCACAACGCAGGACGTGTATGGCCTCGCAACTCGTTTCTCAAATATGCGGGTATAGTCACAGTGTCGATCGGCAAGCCGATCGAGACGACGGGGCTCACGCCCGATGAAGTGAACACGCGCGTCGAACGGTGGATCGAAGCTGAAATGCGTCGCATCGATCCTACCGCGTACCGCGCGGCGGAAAGCAGTTCCGCCGCCGCACCAATCTGA
- the gmhB gene encoding D-glycero-beta-D-manno-heptose 1,7-bisphosphate 7-phosphatase: MPTKKVVILDRDGVINVDSDAFIKSPDEWVALPGALEAIARLNQAGYRVAIATNQSGIGRGLFDMNALNAMHLKMHRMAAAVGGRIDAVFFCPHTAEDHCECRKPKPGMLKMIAERFEVDPENTPVVGDAMRDLQAGAALGHPVHLVLTGKGRKTLAAGGLPEGTIVHDDLRAFALDFLADAQE, from the coding sequence ATGCCGACCAAAAAAGTGGTGATCCTCGACCGCGACGGCGTGATCAACGTCGACTCCGACGCGTTCATCAAGTCGCCGGACGAATGGGTTGCCCTACCCGGTGCACTGGAAGCCATCGCGCGTCTGAACCAGGCTGGCTATCGCGTGGCGATCGCGACCAACCAGTCGGGCATCGGCCGCGGCCTGTTCGACATGAACGCGCTCAATGCAATGCATCTGAAGATGCATCGCATGGCGGCCGCGGTCGGCGGGCGCATCGACGCGGTGTTCTTCTGCCCGCACACGGCGGAAGACCACTGCGAGTGCCGCAAGCCGAAGCCCGGCATGCTGAAGATGATCGCCGAGCGCTTCGAGGTCGATCCGGAAAATACGCCGGTAGTGGGCGACGCCATGCGCGATCTGCAGGCCGGCGCGGCGCTCGGCCATCCGGTTCACCTGGTGCTGACGGGCAAGGGCCGCAAAACGCTTGCGGCCGGCGGTCTGCCAGAAGGCACGATTGTGCACGACGACCTGCGTGCGTTCGCGCTCGACTTCCTCGCCGACGCTCAAGAGTGA
- the glyS gene encoding glycine--tRNA ligase subunit beta, producing MTQPHQATLLVELLTEELPPKALARLGDAFAEGIAQRLAARDLVEGELSFERYATPRRLAVTIKNVRAVAPEKHVREKVLPVSVALDKDGQPTAPLAKKLAALGFPDFSVNDLERAQDGKAEAFFLRYAAPGATLAEGLQSALDETLAKLPIPKVMTYQRPDGTNVQFVRPAHRLTALHGEQIVPVSALGIDADDTTLGHRFLSEGFVQIQHADSYAETLLHKGRVVANFSDRKETIRTHLLAQANGDQVVMPESLLDEVTSLVEWPVVYACRFEDEFLQVPQECLILTMQTNQKYFALTDANGKLRSRFLIVSNIETSTPGDIVEGNERVVRPRLADAKFFFEQDKKKTLADRVPLLANVVYHNKLGSALQRVERVEALAGAIAELIGADVALAKRAARLAKADLITDMVGEFPELQGTMGTYYARHDGEPEEVALACSEHYQPRFSGDALPTTTTGTVVALADKLETLVGIWGIGLQPTGEKDPFALRRHALGVLRILVEKQLPVDFVELLRTAYAQFAAVPNVVDSTQAIYEFSMDRLRGLLRERGYAPGEIDAVLALNPTRLDDIVARLDAVREFASLAEAASLAAANKRISNILKKSEGAATGGVQVALLVEAAEKALHAQLEQVAPRVQSQLAARDYTGALTALAALREPVDTFFNDVMVNAEDPALRANRLALLGALHQQMNCVADISRLAA from the coding sequence ATGACTCAACCCCATCAAGCTACTCTGCTCGTCGAACTGCTGACCGAAGAACTGCCGCCTAAAGCGCTCGCGCGTCTTGGCGACGCCTTCGCTGAAGGCATTGCGCAGCGCCTCGCGGCGCGCGACCTGGTCGAAGGCGAATTGTCGTTCGAACGTTATGCCACGCCGCGCCGCCTCGCCGTCACGATCAAAAACGTACGCGCGGTTGCGCCGGAAAAACACGTGCGCGAAAAAGTGCTGCCGGTTTCCGTCGCGCTGGATAAAGACGGCCAGCCCACCGCGCCGCTCGCCAAGAAACTCGCTGCGCTCGGCTTCCCCGATTTCTCGGTGAACGACCTGGAGCGCGCACAGGACGGTAAGGCCGAAGCGTTCTTCCTGCGCTATGCCGCGCCCGGCGCGACGCTCGCCGAAGGCCTGCAAAGCGCGCTCGACGAAACACTCGCCAAGCTGCCCATTCCGAAGGTCATGACGTATCAGCGCCCGGACGGCACCAATGTGCAGTTCGTGCGTCCGGCGCATCGGCTGACCGCGCTGCACGGCGAACAGATCGTGCCGGTGAGCGCGCTCGGCATCGACGCCGACGACACCACGCTCGGCCATCGTTTCCTCTCCGAAGGTTTCGTGCAGATCCAGCACGCGGATTCGTACGCCGAGACGCTGCTGCACAAAGGCCGCGTAGTGGCGAATTTCTCCGATCGCAAGGAGACCATCCGCACGCATCTGCTCGCGCAAGCAAACGGCGACCAGGTCGTGATGCCGGAATCGCTGCTGGACGAAGTGACGTCGCTGGTCGAGTGGCCGGTGGTCTACGCGTGCCGTTTCGAGGACGAATTCCTGCAAGTGCCGCAGGAATGCCTGATCCTCACCATGCAGACGAACCAGAAATACTTCGCGCTGACCGATGCGAACGGCAAGCTGCGTTCGCGCTTCCTGATCGTGTCGAATATCGAAACGTCCACGCCGGGCGATATCGTGGAAGGCAACGAGCGCGTGGTGCGTCCGCGTCTGGCCGACGCGAAGTTCTTCTTCGAGCAGGACAAGAAGAAGACGCTCGCCGATCGCGTGCCGCTGCTCGCGAACGTCGTGTATCACAACAAGCTCGGCTCGGCACTGCAACGCGTAGAGCGCGTCGAAGCGCTGGCCGGCGCGATTGCCGAACTGATCGGCGCGGACGTGGCGCTCGCCAAGCGCGCCGCGCGCCTCGCCAAGGCCGATCTGATCACCGACATGGTCGGCGAATTCCCCGAGCTGCAGGGCACGATGGGCACGTACTACGCGCGCCACGACGGCGAGCCGGAAGAAGTCGCGCTCGCGTGCTCGGAACACTATCAGCCGCGTTTCTCCGGCGACGCATTGCCCACTACCACAACCGGCACCGTCGTCGCGCTGGCCGACAAGCTCGAAACACTGGTCGGCATCTGGGGCATCGGTCTGCAACCCACCGGTGAAAAAGACCCGTTCGCGCTGCGCCGTCACGCGCTCGGCGTGCTGCGCATTCTCGTCGAGAAGCAACTGCCGGTCGACTTCGTCGAACTGCTGCGCACCGCTTACGCACAATTCGCCGCGGTGCCGAACGTCGTCGATTCGACGCAGGCCATTTACGAGTTCAGCATGGACCGCCTGCGCGGCCTGCTGCGCGAGCGCGGCTATGCGCCGGGTGAAATCGACGCGGTGCTGGCGCTGAACCCCACGCGTCTGGACGATATCGTCGCGCGTCTGGATGCCGTGCGCGAATTCGCATCGCTGGCTGAAGCGGCTTCGCTCGCGGCGGCCAACAAGCGCATCTCGAACATCCTGAAGAAGTCGGAAGGCGCGGCGACCGGCGGGGTGCAGGTCGCGCTGCTCGTCGAAGCGGCGGAAAAAGCCTTGCATGCACAGCTCGAACAGGTCGCGCCGCGCGTGCAGTCACAACTGGCCGCGCGCGACTACACGGGTGCGCTGACCGCGCTCGCCGCGTTGCGCGAACCGGTCGACACGTTCTTCAACGACGTGATGGTCAACGCCGAAGATCCCGCGTTGCGCGCCAACCGTCTGGCCTTGCTCGGCGCACTGCATCAGCAGATGAACTGCGTCGCCGACATTTCCCGACTCGCAGCCTGA
- the glyQ gene encoding glycine--tRNA ligase subunit alpha, which produces MLTFQQIILTMQSYWDKQGCALLQPIDMEVGAGTSHVHTFLRAIGPEPWRAAYVQPSRRPKDGRYGENPNRLQHYYQYQVVLKPAPENILDLYLGSLEALGFDLKQNDVRFVEDDWENPTLGAWGLGWEVWLNGMEVTQFTYFQQVGGLDCKPVLGEITYGLERLAMYLQKVENVYDLVWTEWEEQGPNGPELRRLTYGDVYHQNEVEQSAYNFEHANVELLFSIFNSYEAEARRMIEAQIALPAYELVLKAGHTFNLLDARGAISVTERAAYIGRIRALSKLVAQAYYDSREKLGFPMLGNPVHGVPGLTTDEQDAAMPAWAPPLKVERKIDQD; this is translated from the coding sequence ATGCTCACGTTTCAGCAAATCATCCTGACAATGCAGTCCTACTGGGACAAGCAGGGTTGCGCGTTGCTCCAGCCAATCGACATGGAAGTCGGCGCGGGCACGTCCCACGTCCATACTTTCCTGCGCGCGATCGGCCCCGAGCCGTGGCGCGCGGCGTACGTGCAACCGTCGCGCCGCCCGAAAGACGGCCGCTACGGCGAGAACCCGAACCGTCTGCAGCATTACTATCAGTACCAGGTGGTGCTCAAGCCTGCGCCGGAAAATATCCTCGACCTGTACCTCGGCTCGCTCGAAGCCCTCGGCTTCGACCTGAAGCAGAACGACGTGCGCTTCGTCGAAGACGACTGGGAAAACCCCACGCTCGGCGCCTGGGGTCTCGGCTGGGAAGTGTGGCTGAACGGCATGGAAGTGACCCAGTTCACCTACTTCCAGCAGGTTGGCGGTCTGGACTGCAAACCGGTGCTCGGCGAAATCACGTATGGCCTCGAGCGCCTCGCCATGTATTTGCAGAAGGTCGAAAACGTCTACGACCTGGTCTGGACTGAGTGGGAAGAGCAAGGCCCGAACGGCCCCGAACTGCGTCGCCTGACTTATGGCGACGTCTACCATCAGAACGAAGTCGAACAGTCCGCCTACAACTTCGAGCACGCGAACGTCGAGTTGCTGTTCTCGATCTTCAACAGCTACGAAGCCGAAGCAAGGCGCATGATCGAAGCGCAGATCGCCCTGCCCGCCTATGAACTAGTGCTGAAAGCCGGCCACACGTTCAACCTGCTCGACGCGCGCGGCGCCATTTCGGTCACGGAACGCGCGGCATACATCGGCCGCATTCGCGCGCTGTCGAAGCTGGTCGCGCAGGCCTACTACGATTCGCGCGAGAAGCTCGGTTTCCCGATGCTCGGCAATCCGGTGCACGGCGTGCCCGGCCTCACGACTGACGAACAGGACGCCGCCATGCCCGCATGGGCGCCGCCGCTGAAAGTCGAACGCAAGATCGACCAGGACTGA
- a CDS encoding FMN-binding glutamate synthase family protein, with protein sequence MFSRRYLAMWCAAALFAVCAAFAATHHISWFWIIVPLALVALGLFDLTQQRHAILRNYPLWGHFRFLFEFIRPEIRQYFVEGDTDEKPFSRAQRSIVYQRAKNDVDSRPYGTELDVKAVAHEWISHSLAPTRLDSHDFRIVVGPDRAQPYSMSIFNVSAMSFGSLSANAIMALNLGAKKGNFAHDTGEGSMSKYHREHGGDIIWEIASGYFGCRNEDGTFSAEKFAKQAAEPQVKMIEVKLSQGAKPGHGGVLPAAKITPEIAETRGVPMGRDCISPATHSEFSTPRGLLEFVDRLRTLSGGKPTGFKLCIGHPWEFFGIAKAMLETGILPDFIVVDGAEGGTGAAPLEFTDHVGVPLQEGLLLVHNTLVGIGLRQRIRIGASGKMITAFDITKTLAIGADWVNAARGFMFAVGCIQAQTCHTGRCPTGVATQDPVRQRALVVPDKADRVFNFHHNTLHALKEIIQAAGLKHPAELRAHHIVRRVSSHEVQLMSELLKYLDPNDLLNGNYRYSLFEKYWPVAQSDSFSPKVELAAT encoded by the coding sequence ATGTTTTCTCGACGTTATCTCGCCATGTGGTGTGCAGCCGCGCTGTTCGCGGTCTGTGCGGCGTTCGCCGCCACGCATCACATTTCGTGGTTCTGGATCATCGTGCCGCTCGCGCTCGTCGCGCTCGGGCTGTTCGACCTGACACAGCAGCGTCACGCGATCCTGCGCAACTATCCGCTGTGGGGCCATTTCCGTTTCCTGTTCGAATTCATCCGGCCGGAAATCCGCCAGTATTTCGTTGAAGGCGATACTGACGAAAAGCCGTTCTCGCGCGCCCAGCGCAGCATCGTCTACCAGCGCGCGAAGAACGACGTCGATAGCCGCCCGTACGGCACGGAGCTCGACGTCAAGGCCGTTGCGCACGAATGGATCAGCCACTCGCTCGCGCCGACCAGGCTCGATAGTCACGACTTCCGCATCGTAGTCGGACCGGATCGCGCGCAGCCTTATTCGATGTCGATCTTCAACGTCTCGGCAATGAGCTTCGGCTCGCTGTCGGCGAACGCGATCATGGCGCTGAACCTCGGCGCGAAAAAAGGCAACTTCGCGCACGACACCGGCGAAGGCTCGATGTCGAAGTATCACCGCGAGCACGGCGGCGACATCATCTGGGAAATCGCCTCGGGCTACTTCGGCTGCCGCAACGAAGACGGCACCTTCAGCGCGGAGAAGTTCGCGAAGCAGGCCGCCGAGCCGCAAGTGAAGATGATCGAGGTGAAGCTCTCGCAAGGCGCGAAGCCGGGTCACGGCGGCGTCCTGCCGGCCGCCAAGATCACGCCGGAAATCGCCGAGACGCGCGGCGTGCCGATGGGCCGCGACTGCATCTCGCCGGCCACGCACTCGGAGTTCTCCACGCCGCGCGGCCTGCTGGAATTCGTCGACCGTCTGCGCACGCTGTCGGGTGGCAAGCCGACCGGGTTCAAGCTGTGTATCGGGCACCCGTGGGAATTTTTCGGCATTGCGAAGGCGATGCTGGAAACGGGCATCCTGCCTGATTTTATCGTGGTGGACGGCGCGGAAGGCGGCACGGGCGCGGCGCCGCTCGAATTCACGGATCACGTTGGCGTGCCGTTGCAGGAAGGCCTGCTGCTGGTGCATAACACGCTGGTGGGCATCGGCTTGCGGCAACGTATTCGCATTGGCGCGAGCGGCAAGATGATCACCGCGTTCGACATCACCAAAACGCTCGCTATCGGCGCGGACTGGGTCAACGCGGCGCGCGGCTTCATGTTCGCGGTGGGCTGCATTCAGGCGCAGACCTGCCACACCGGGCGCTGCCCGACCGGCGTCGCGACGCAGGACCCGGTGCGCCAGCGCGCTCTGGTGGTTCCCGACAAGGCAGACCGCGTCTTCAATTTCCATCACAACACACTGCATGCGCTGAAGGAAATCATTCAGGCCGCGGGGTTGAAGCATCCGGCTGAACTGCGCGCGCATCACATCGTGCGGCGCGTGTCGTCGCATGAGGTGCAGTTGATGTCGGAGCTGCTGAAGTATCTCGATCCGAACGATCTGCTCAACGGCAATTATCGCTACTCGCTGTTCGAGAAGTACTGGCCGGTGGCGCAAAGCGATTCGTTCTCGCCGAAGGTGGAGTTGGCGGCGACGTGA